ACCACTGTCTTTGAGCTCATTTTTCCATCTCCTTTTTTATTAGCTCCCTTGCGTCTTCTAGCGCCATGTCCGTCACGCTAAAAGGAGGCGAGAGCGTATAAGAAATCTCGCTAAAAGGCTTTGGGATTATCATTTTATCCCAGCTTTTTAGCTGCCAAAATTTACTCGCTTCGTAGTTTAAAATTTGTATTTGCGCATTTTGCTTTTGCGAGATGACGACTGCGCCGTCGGCTATGCTATGATAGGGGCCGCGCGGGCCGTCCGGGGTGATGATGACGTCGGTGCCGCTTTTTAGCTCTCTAAAGCTTTGCGCGAGAGCCTTTACCGCGCCTTTTGAGCTACTGCCCCTGATGGCGCCGATACCGAAAAACGAAATCACGCGCGCGATGATCTCGCCGTCTTTGTGGTCGCTTATCATAACTTTGGCTCGTCTTTGCGGATTTTGGCCGTTTTTCCACCAGTGTACGTAGGCAAAGCTCATTAGCGCTAGCCTGCCGTGCCAAAACAGCACGACGCAAGGCTCGTTCGTCAAATTTGTCTTA
The uncultured Campylobacter sp. DNA segment above includes these coding regions:
- a CDS encoding lysophospholipid acyltransferase family protein, whose amino-acid sequence is MSSWAKFKRSVFINLAPRIIYFFIWIIFLTCKKSFSKTNLTNEPCVVLFWHGRLALMSFAYVHWWKNGQNPQRRAKVMISDHKDGEIIARVISFFGIGAIRGSSSKGAVKALAQSFRELKSGTDVIITPDGPRGPYHSIADGAVVISQKQNAQIQILNYEASKFWQLKSWDKMIIPKPFSEISYTLSPPFSVTDMALEDARELIKKEMEK